The sequence below is a genomic window from Sorangiineae bacterium MSr12523.
CTGCTCGGCGAGCTTTCGGAGGCGGGCCGCGCCGGCCCCCAGTCGGGCCTCGTGCAGCTCTACACGGTTCGCGGGCAGCTCTACGCCCATATCCGAAACTGGGAGAAGCACCAGAAGGTCGACCATCCCGGTCGACCGCGTTGTCCCTCGCCCAACGATCCGGAAACCGAGGAATATTCACCAAATAGCCAATCCTCGCGAGACCTTCGCGAGCCTCTCGGAGGCTTCTCGCAGAGCAGAGGCTCGCACTTCGCGCATCACCGCGACGAGCCGGCACATGCCGTCGACCGTCTTTTGGCGGAGGGCGAGGAGAAAACGGAGCAATTCTCACTAAGTGGCGAATCCTCGCGAGACCTTCGCGAGGGTCTCGGCGGCGCCTCAGAGTCGTCCGAATCGGCGAGCACCCATAGCGTCGTGCAGAGCGGGAATGCTGCCGAAGCAGCGTCGACCGCCAGCGATGAGAAATCGGAGGAGTTCTCACCAAATAGCGAATCCTCGCGAGACGTTCGCGAGGCCCTCGCGCCTGACATGGACCAGTACCCCGACCAAGGAATAGGAATTAATACGTCGGCTTTGCCTCCTGCCGGCTCCGACGAGCCGGCGCCCATTCCGGAGAGTTCGTCACCGAAAACGGAAGAACCTCGCCCTCACCGACCCACGAACAGCCAGGCCACCTTGCCCTTCGCGCAACCCACGCCTGCAGCATCGTCCTCGCATGAGCGCGCCGTCTTCGACCACTGGCTCACGGGCTGGCGCAAAAACGTCGGCGGCATTCGGGAACCAAAGCTCGATCCCAAGCGACGTGGGCGAATCAAGGCCCGCCTTCGCGAGGGGTTCACCGTCGACGAGTTGAAACGCGCGATCGACGGTCTTTGGTCGAGCGACTGGCACCTGGGGCAAAACGAAACCGGCAAGCGGTACGTCGACATCGAGCTCGTCTGTCGCGACACGAGCCACGTCGAGCGATTCCTCGAGATGACCCGCTCGGAACCGAGCGCGCCAAGTGCGCGGGTGACTCGCATTTCCGAGCCTGATCCATCCGAGTTCGTGCCGCCCCCTGCGGGTTTTCGCGAAGCCCTTGAGGCGATCGCTACGCGCATGTCTGCCACCCGGCCTGCAGGCTCGGTCGTGAAGGCCGATCCCGAGCGGGGCGCCGACGTGCGTTGGTCGTCGAAGCGTGAACCCCGAGTGGAGAGCGGCCATGCAGGCTAGCCAGCACCTGCGGCTCGTCGGCGCGCGATCGACGCCCGAACCCGTCCACGATCCGGAATCGGGACGGATTCCGCCGCACGACCTCGACGCCGAGGTGGCGGTGCTCTCTGCGCTGCTCCTCGACGACCAGCGCATTCGTCAGGTGAGCTCGTTCCTGCTGCCCGAGCACTTCTACGCCGAAGCCCATCGGCGGATCTACGAAGCGCTCACCCACGTGGCAAAAACCGATGCGCCCGACGGCGAACGGGCCTGCATCGTTCGGGTGGGCTCATGGCTCAAAGACCGCGGAAGGATCGAGCAGATCGGGGGAATGGCCTACCTCACGGAGATCCTGAATTACGCGCCGGCCATCGCCAATGTCGGGCAGTACGCCATGATCGTCCACGACAAATGGCGTGCTCGCCAGGTGATCGCACGTTGCCAGGAGTTTGCCGCGCGCGGATACGTGGACTACGGCGATGCCCAGGCGTTCGCGGACGGCGCCGTGCGTGCACTCTCCGACGTCGCACGCCGGAACATCGCCGGTAAAGTCGAGTCGAACCTCACGGCGCTCAAGCGCATCGTGAAGGAGATCGCCGCTCGAATGGAGGCTGCCGGGACGCGGCCGGTCGGCATTCTCACGGGATTCGCCGGCTACGATCACGAGACCGGCGGCCTTCACGCGTGCGACAAGACCACCATCGCCGCGCTACCCGGCGTGGGGAAGACCGCGTTCGCACTGCAGATCGCCGTCAACGTCGCCATGCAAGGGATCGGCGTCTTGATCCTCTCCAACGAGATGGGCCGAGATCAGCTGCTTCTCCGGATCCTCGCACGGCTCGCGCGCGTCGATGGACGGCGCTTGCGAGACGGTAAACTCACGCAACCCGAGTGGGATCGGGTCATTGAGGCCGCGGGGAAGCTCGCCATTTTGCCGATCCTCATCGACGATACCGAGGGCATGACGGTCGGCTACGCCATGCATCGCGCGCGGATGGAGGTCGGTCGGATGCTCGAGGAGTTTGAGGCGCCCCTGGGCCTCATCGTCCTCGATTGGGTCCAAAACTTCGGTCGAGATGCCGAGATGCACGGAGCGAAAGACCACGAGGTGGTCAAACACTCGACGCGCGCATTGAAGGACCTCGGCAAAGAGCTTCGTCTCCCCGTCCTCGAAGTTGCTCAGATGAAACCCGCCGAGATCGACCGCACCACGAAAGTGCGACCGCGGCCGACGAAGGGCTGCGTCGCCGATAGCTCGTGGGTCGAGAAGGTAAGCGACGGTGTTGTCTACCTTCACCGCAATCCACTTCGCGAAGGAGAGCGCATCGTGGGCGAGGACCCGAGCTCGTTGACCTTGTGCATGACCAAGAACCGTTGGGGAGACGAGGGATGCCTGCAGCTCCGTTTCGATCGGCCTCTGCAGGCATTTGAGTGCATCGACTCGAAATTTGGAGAAGCAGCATGATCTCAGTGTCACTTCCGCGAGCGATTCTTAAATTTGTGGTGTCGGGGTCCCCCGTGATCGCGGGGGACCGCCTCGAGGAGTATGAAGCCCGCGTCCGAAATGCGGGGTCGGCCATGGTCCGGCAAGCCGGATGGAAGATGGTGCCGGGGGACACCTATGGCCTTCGTCTTTTCCTGCACCGCCGCCGGAATCAGGGGGCTTGGGACGAGTACGCCGCCATGATGCAACGCGCTCTGAAGGGGATCGTGATTCCGGGGCGCGAGGCCGTCGTGGATGCGCAGGTCCGCGTCATGGTCAACCGGGTCAACCCTCATGCCGAGGTGACGGTCACCGCGTTCGCCGGGCGCGCCGACCCGGAACGGAGCTCGTCATGATCAGCGTTCCCAATCGGACCGACGTGGCGCCGGTGAGCCGGACCATCGCCGCTTTCGATCCAGGGCCGAGGTGGACGGGCTTCGCGTGCGTCACCATGCACGGGGGAGCCGGACGTCCCGTGAGGTTCGTCTACCGCGAGGGTCGGAAAATGGAATCGACTCCGGAGCAGATCAACTGGTGCTTCGCGCTTGGCGTCGACCTGGTGGCCGTCGAAAGCGTCGACGGAGTTCCGTACGAGGATGTGCGGGCTGCGAAGCTGATGGAAACGAACGGCGTCGCGCGGGCGATCGAGTGGCTCGCGCTCGGGCGCGGCCTGCCCGTCGAGCGGCTCAGTGCGCGAGCTTGGCGGTCACCGCTTTGCGGCCGGGGCAACGCTTCTGACGATCAGATCGCGCGCGTCGTGGCGCTGCACATCCGCGAGCTTCCGCGAAGGACGAACGTCCATGTTCGCGATGCCCTCGGCCTGGCGGTCGTCGCGGGTTGGCGGTTCTTGCAAAGGCGCGAGGCGCGAGCGGCCGGCACGGGTGCAGCCCGCGGCCGCGCGAAGGGAGCAATACGATGAAGACGGTGGATTTTGTCCCGGAGGAGGTCGAGTGCAGCGACCTGCGCCCGGAGGATTGCGCGATCACGCTGCTCGTGGTGGTGAGCCGCTGTGCGGGATGCCGGCGGCCGATGGTGCCGCTGCATGCGCAGTTCCGCGGGGTTGGCCATGCCGCCGAGTTTGCCCGCCAAGCCGTTCGGGCGAACTTCCCAATCCAGGATCGGCTCTTCCGTGACGAGAGCGGCCATTTGCAATGCGCAGACTGTGCGGCGAGGGAAGGGGCAACCTTCGTGTGCGCGCTCTGCGGCGCCCGTCGCAGCTTGAGCGAGGTCAAAGAGGAGTTTGGGACTCGGTCGCGCGAATTTCTCTGCAAACCCTGCTACGCGACCGTCCCCGCCGTCGAGTGGGTGGACAAGTGCACGGAGCTTCGCAACGCCCACCGGGCGGAGTGATGGCCCCGTGGTCGAAGGCAAGGGGGGAAGTGGGCATCGATGGCTCGGCGCCGGTCGCCGGGTCGTAGGAGGAGCGATGATGATTCGGACAGTCACACAAAACGCCGCGCGTAAGGCAACGCCGCGTACCCATTCGTTCGGAGGACGCCCCGAACACACCCCGCTGGGGCTCTCCGTGCTCGAGCGCGAGCGGCTCCACGCGTTCTTCTGCGAGTACGAATCCGCCATTGGTTTTCGCAGCACGTTTCGCGAAATGATCGTGGTGCTCGCCTGGGGCGACGTTCCGTCCGGCATGGCCGTTCACGCGTCGCGGCCGGCAGTGAACGACGCCGAGGACCGGATGCTCGAGCGGATCGCGCTCGGTGTCGTCGGACCAGCGCGCAAAATCTATCAAGCTCTCTCTCTCATGGCATCGCGTGGGGAGGGGGCTCTCGTCAGCGTACTGTGGTTGCTGCACGGTCACCGGCACCCGACGGCCGCCTACCACGTGTTCTCCGACGTCGCGCCCATCGTTCATTTGACCGACGCGGCGGAGGAAGTCCGCGAAAAGCTCGCCCTGCACGACGGCGATGAGCGATACGACCGGGTCACGCGCGACTATCCCACCGCATTGGCCGCCCAGCGCGAGGCCATCACGGCCGAGTTCTGGCGAACCGTGGGTTTGATCCACCGGGCGGACGAGCGAGTCGGACGATGGACACGGCGGCCCTTGCCGCGCAAGAAAGATGAGTCGGACGAGGCCTACGCCGGGCGTAGCAAGGAGCGCGAGAGCAAGGTGCAACACTACACGCGAATGCGTTTGGCGTGGTGGCGCCTGCTCGAGCAGCTCCTTCGAGCCTACGACTACGACGGAACCACGTCCGCGAGCAATTCGGCCGTGGCCGAGGCGGATCGCGAGGCCACGCCCCAGGCAGCGATTCGGTGGCGCCTTGCGTACCGCGGGCCACGCGTCAACGGGCGACCTGTCCATCAGGCCATGAAGGCGCACCAGATAGCGCGGGCGGCCTTCGTCGCGAGCGCAAGGCGAAGCGCGGAGAAGCTCCGCATCCGCGCGGCGCTCGC
It includes:
- a CDS encoding conserved phage C-terminal domain-containing protein — protein: MARIRTLKPELLEDAVTAGLSHGAFRLFVGCILLADDYGNLRADPRRLRGEVFWGSDATGPTEVTRLLGELSEAGRAGPQSGLVQLYTVRGQLYAHIRNWEKHQKVDHPGRPRCPSPNDPETEEYSPNSQSSRDLREPLGGFSQSRGSHFAHHRDEPAHAVDRLLAEGEEKTEQFSLSGESSRDLREGLGGASESSESASTHSVVQSGNAAEAASTASDEKSEEFSPNSESSRDVREALAPDMDQYPDQGIGINTSALPPAGSDEPAPIPESSSPKTEEPRPHRPTNSQATLPFAQPTPAASSSHERAVFDHWLTGWRKNVGGIREPKLDPKRRGRIKARLREGFTVDELKRAIDGLWSSDWHLGQNETGKRYVDIELVCRDTSHVERFLEMTRSEPSAPSARVTRISEPDPSEFVPPPAGFREALEAIATRMSATRPAGSVVKADPERGADVRWSSKREPRVESGHAG
- a CDS encoding AAA family ATPase is translated as MQASQHLRLVGARSTPEPVHDPESGRIPPHDLDAEVAVLSALLLDDQRIRQVSSFLLPEHFYAEAHRRIYEALTHVAKTDAPDGERACIVRVGSWLKDRGRIEQIGGMAYLTEILNYAPAIANVGQYAMIVHDKWRARQVIARCQEFAARGYVDYGDAQAFADGAVRALSDVARRNIAGKVESNLTALKRIVKEIAARMEAAGTRPVGILTGFAGYDHETGGLHACDKTTIAALPGVGKTAFALQIAVNVAMQGIGVLILSNEMGRDQLLLRILARLARVDGRRLRDGKLTQPEWDRVIEAAGKLAILPILIDDTEGMTVGYAMHRARMEVGRMLEEFEAPLGLIVLDWVQNFGRDAEMHGAKDHEVVKHSTRALKDLGKELRLPVLEVAQMKPAEIDRTTKVRPRPTKGCVADSSWVEKVSDGVVYLHRNPLREGERIVGEDPSSLTLCMTKNRWGDEGCLQLRFDRPLQAFECIDSKFGEAA